Proteins from a genomic interval of Flammeovirgaceae bacterium SG7u.111:
- a CDS encoding DUF350 domain-containing protein, producing MDFLNSIPEEYLSAISLLIVYVVVFVVSKLVFDLTTPYNLNHQLTEEDNVAVAVVLAGYFLGITIIFLGAVDGPGTGVVNDVIAVGGYALGGMVALNLARIINDKLVLYKFSTNKEIIEDKNPGTGVVQAASYISAGLVIAGAIHGEGGGVLSAVVFYFIGQVILIIFAWIYEKLTPYSFHDEIEKDNLAAGLSLSGGLIAIGIIIMKAISGDFESWSDHLSTLGWDVALILVYIFFVRFFFDKFIIPKSDLSKEIAEDRNVGAGLLEMLISISFAAVLYFLL from the coding sequence ATGGACTTTTTGAATAGTATTCCAGAAGAATACCTAAGTGCTATCAGTCTTCTCATTGTATATGTGGTTGTTTTTGTGGTCTCAAAACTAGTTTTTGACCTTACCACGCCTTATAACCTCAATCATCAGCTAACTGAAGAAGATAATGTTGCTGTTGCAGTAGTGCTTGCAGGGTATTTTTTAGGTATTACCATCATTTTCTTAGGTGCTGTAGATGGTCCGGGAACTGGAGTAGTGAATGATGTAATAGCTGTAGGAGGTTACGCTTTAGGAGGTATGGTGGCGCTCAATTTAGCCCGGATTATTAACGATAAACTGGTTTTATACAAGTTTTCCACCAATAAGGAAATTATAGAAGATAAAAACCCAGGTACGGGAGTAGTGCAAGCTGCTTCGTATATATCAGCAGGGCTGGTAATAGCTGGAGCTATTCATGGCGAAGGAGGAGGAGTGTTGTCGGCAGTAGTGTTTTATTTTATAGGGCAGGTCATCTTGATAATCTTTGCTTGGATTTACGAAAAGCTCACGCCTTATTCTTTCCACGATGAAATAGAAAAAGATAACTTGGCGGCAGGTCTGTCACTATCGGGTGGGCTTATCGCCATAGGGATTATTATCATGAAAGCTATTTCTGGTGACTTCGAGAGCTGGTCAGATCATTTGTCAACCCTTGGTTGGGATGTAGCCCTTATTTTAGTTTATATTTTCTTTGTAAGGTTCTTCTTCGATAAGTTTATTATACCGAAATCTGATTTGAGCAAAGAAATAGCGGAGGATAGGAATGTAGGAGCAGGTTTACTTGAAATGTTGATTTCGATAAGTTTTGCAGCTGTACTGTACTTCCTTTTATAA
- a CDS encoding DUF885 domain-containing protein — protein MFIYRKAQLRRIVIRILAACILCLGVWAINLVWYKPFSIDLFFERMFMEYALEKPELVSRLHVAELGLGDSEKYLDDISTSQFGRDLKVLTRNFEMLRSYKRYEQDESQLLSTIVLDHYIKQKLYQQQFPHYQTPTNHLTGLHVQLPLFFHEVQIINNLEDAENYLARLSVIPTKIDQLIEQLMVREVYDALPPKHIIDLMLAQIDTIISPEPTESLFFKDFMFKLAQNEEMPEEAKVELRWEAKIEVEDNTYRAFKELKNKLKSLRTQAPEEVGIWQYTDGDVYYMHLLNEKLTYDTLVPDLELMALEEMESRQFAIKELCDEAFTTEITMKVVFERLEKKIGSANAKGMSFEKVTEFCKNRVAIAKSKFGKMLPLVGTSTVLFNQMPSYLDSYPTGGYYYPSSLDSYREASFYLKNDSTSWAMYKLPALMYREIYPGRHFQLTVQKSRETLPTFRRAIEFGAYQDGWSLYGLELAMDRGLPKNDFEKIACLQELLIEAAKAVVDIRIHFHQMTREEAIAFFQNETGVGLKEAEAQVDACIVAPGRAPSCLGGYLFFQQLKRKTQLQLKQDFDPLEFHSFILGNGSLPLKVLDGLVGQYIADKKSIKRKFMVLSR, from the coding sequence ATGTTCATTTATCGCAAAGCACAGCTTCGGCGAATAGTTATTCGAATATTGGCAGCATGCATCTTATGCCTAGGGGTTTGGGCGATAAATTTGGTTTGGTACAAACCATTTTCCATCGACTTGTTTTTTGAGAGGATGTTCATGGAATATGCTTTGGAAAAACCCGAGCTGGTTAGTCGGTTACATGTTGCAGAGCTAGGTTTGGGTGATTCGGAAAAGTACCTCGATGATATTTCTACCAGTCAGTTTGGTCGGGACTTAAAGGTTCTTACCCGCAATTTTGAAATGCTACGGAGTTATAAGCGATATGAACAGGATGAGTCCCAGCTACTTTCTACCATAGTGCTGGATCATTATATCAAACAAAAGCTTTATCAACAACAATTTCCTCACTATCAAACTCCTACCAATCATCTCACAGGTTTGCATGTACAGCTTCCTTTATTTTTTCATGAAGTTCAGATTATCAACAATCTCGAAGATGCGGAGAATTACTTGGCTAGGCTTTCGGTGATTCCAACTAAAATTGACCAGCTAATAGAGCAACTAATGGTGCGGGAAGTGTACGATGCGTTGCCTCCAAAACATATCATAGACTTGATGCTTGCGCAAATTGATACGATAATATCGCCAGAGCCAACTGAAAGTTTGTTTTTTAAAGACTTTATGTTCAAGCTTGCCCAAAATGAAGAAATGCCTGAAGAGGCAAAGGTAGAGTTGAGGTGGGAAGCGAAAATTGAAGTAGAGGATAATACCTACCGGGCTTTTAAGGAGCTAAAAAACAAGTTGAAATCACTGAGGACACAGGCTCCTGAGGAAGTAGGAATATGGCAATACACGGATGGTGATGTGTATTATATGCACCTTTTGAATGAAAAATTGACTTATGATACCCTAGTGCCAGACCTTGAGTTGATGGCTTTGGAGGAAATGGAAAGTAGGCAATTCGCTATAAAAGAGTTGTGCGATGAGGCTTTTACAACCGAAATTACTATGAAAGTGGTATTTGAGAGGTTAGAAAAGAAAATAGGGAGTGCCAATGCGAAGGGGATGAGTTTTGAAAAAGTAACAGAGTTTTGTAAGAACAGGGTCGCTATTGCCAAATCTAAATTTGGTAAAATGCTGCCTTTAGTGGGAACTTCTACAGTATTGTTTAATCAAATGCCGTCTTATTTAGATAGCTACCCAACTGGGGGATATTATTACCCAAGTAGTTTGGATAGCTATAGAGAAGCAAGTTTTTATCTGAAAAATGATTCTACTAGTTGGGCGATGTATAAGCTTCCTGCCCTTATGTACAGGGAGATTTATCCAGGAAGGCATTTTCAGTTGACCGTCCAAAAGTCACGGGAAACTTTGCCTACTTTCCGGCGAGCTATTGAATTTGGAGCTTACCAGGATGGTTGGTCGCTCTATGGGCTAGAGCTTGCAATGGATAGAGGGCTACCTAAAAATGATTTTGAGAAAATAGCTTGTTTGCAAGAGCTATTGATAGAAGCGGCAAAAGCTGTAGTAGATATCAGGATTCATTTTCACCAAATGACTAGGGAAGAAGCAATAGCTTTTTTCCAAAATGAAACAGGTGTGGGCTTAAAGGAAGCGGAAGCGCAAGTAGATGCTTGTATTGTAGCCCCTGGGCGTGCCCCCTCTTGCTTAGGAGGTTATTTATTTTTTCAGCAACTGAAAAGAAAAACTCAGCTTCAGCTAAAGCAAGATTTTGATCCCCTCGAATTCCATTCTTTCATTTTAGGAAATGGCTCACTTCCCCTAAAAGTACTTGATGGGCTTGTGGGTCAGTATATTGCTGATAAAAAAAGTATCAAGAGAAAATTTATGGTGCTTTCACGATGA
- a CDS encoding UDP-glucose/GDP-mannose dehydrogenase family protein gives MNIAVVGTGYVGLVTGTCLAETGNNVICVDIDNEKVEKMKAGEVPIYEPNLDVFFERNLKAGRLKFTTNLKEAVDHASVIFLALPTPPGGDGEADLSYVLGVANELGHIMEDYKVIVDKSTVPVGTADKVHATIAKNAKHKFDVVSNPEFLREGFAVSDFMKPDRIVIGTSSDTAQALMAALYKPYVRQGNPIIFMDEKSAELTKYAANSFLAVKITFMNEIANFCEKVGADVDKVRIGIGTDARIGKRFIFPGIGYGGSCFPKDVSALAKSGIEHGNAFQILESVMDVNNKQKTILVPKIKSYFGDDLKGKKFALWGLAFKPDTDDIREAPALYIIDELVKAGAEIVAHDPEAMENVQKVLGDKIVYSKDHYDTLKDADALIVATEWSLFRTPDFSKVAELLKEKVIFDGRNLYDLEEMRELGFYYASIGRNLVEG, from the coding sequence ATGAATATAGCAGTAGTAGGTACTGGTTATGTAGGATTGGTAACAGGAACGTGCCTTGCAGAAACTGGTAATAATGTCATTTGTGTTGATATTGACAATGAAAAGGTTGAAAAAATGAAAGCGGGAGAGGTGCCGATTTATGAGCCAAACCTCGACGTTTTTTTTGAAAGAAACCTTAAGGCAGGAAGGTTAAAATTTACTACAAACCTGAAAGAAGCTGTTGATCATGCATCGGTTATCTTTTTGGCATTACCGACTCCTCCTGGAGGCGATGGTGAGGCTGATCTGTCTTATGTACTGGGTGTAGCCAATGAGCTTGGGCACATTATGGAAGACTACAAGGTGATTGTGGACAAAAGTACTGTGCCAGTAGGAACAGCTGACAAGGTACATGCTACTATTGCAAAAAATGCAAAGCACAAATTTGATGTAGTATCAAACCCCGAGTTTTTGAGAGAAGGGTTTGCCGTTTCAGATTTTATGAAGCCTGACCGTATTGTTATTGGTACTTCTTCGGATACAGCTCAGGCACTTATGGCTGCTTTGTATAAACCATATGTCCGCCAAGGAAATCCTATTATTTTTATGGATGAGAAATCTGCCGAGCTTACTAAATATGCTGCAAACTCATTCTTGGCTGTCAAAATTACATTTATGAATGAAATTGCCAATTTCTGTGAGAAAGTGGGGGCAGATGTAGATAAAGTTAGGATAGGGATTGGTACAGATGCAAGGATAGGGAAAAGGTTCATTTTTCCAGGTATTGGTTATGGAGGTAGCTGTTTCCCCAAAGACGTATCTGCCTTGGCCAAATCGGGTATAGAACATGGAAATGCCTTTCAGATTCTAGAATCTGTTATGGATGTTAATAATAAGCAGAAAACTATTTTAGTGCCCAAGATAAAGTCCTACTTTGGAGATGATTTGAAAGGTAAAAAGTTTGCATTGTGGGGATTAGCATTTAAGCCTGATACTGATGATATAAGGGAAGCGCCTGCTCTTTATATTATTGATGAGTTGGTCAAAGCTGGTGCAGAGATAGTTGCCCACGACCCAGAAGCGATGGAGAATGTACAAAAGGTATTAGGTGATAAAATTGTCTATTCAAAAGATCATTATGATACTCTAAAAGATGCAGATGCACTTATTGTTGCCACTGAGTGGTCTCTTTTTAGAACTCCTGATTTTTCAAAAGTAGCAGAGTTGCTTAAGGAAAAAGTAATTTTTGATGGTAGAAATCTATATGATCTTGAAGAGATGAGAGAATTAGGGTTTTATTACGCATCAATTGGTCGAAACTTAGTGGAAGGTTAG